Proteins encoded in a region of the Halostella limicola genome:
- a CDS encoding zinc metalloprotease produces the protein MGTSPASRGDDREMVAAEREGSADLRVDVGVLVAHAPGSDPDELRSFASRAAEDAVDELASATDVSWRFYLDGPARLADHDRRRPSEFLDRATHRMVEGPYDLVLVVTDVPLVTSGERFVPGLASPLSRIAVVSTRDLRSAPRGEPRRALDQEAVRWNAATLLIHLVGHVLGARHRDADGGVMEPFRFDPERRSVPPVDADVERHLRRIAGEIPADEARPQGSLSRFAFHLRSAGRSPGQVLQALANSRAPLLPLSLPKLSTAALTPTLVIVFSAESWDVGFHMANVTAALFAVVSVVAAALYLLFVQNLSFPRKRHRVVTEHTALVNVTVFLVLLLAMAGLFALVWGIILVIELVVFPANLMSNWPSLEDPTVGFVDLVRTGAFISTIGVLSGALAGGLESRLIVSHLALFPDQP, from the coding sequence ATGGGTACTTCCCCAGCTAGCCGAGGCGACGACCGCGAGATGGTGGCCGCCGAGCGGGAGGGATCGGCCGACCTCCGAGTGGACGTCGGCGTGCTCGTGGCGCACGCTCCAGGGAGCGATCCGGACGAACTCCGTTCGTTCGCTTCGAGGGCGGCCGAGGACGCGGTCGACGAACTGGCGTCCGCGACGGACGTCAGCTGGCGGTTCTACCTCGACGGCCCCGCGCGGCTCGCCGACCACGACCGTCGCCGCCCCTCGGAGTTCCTCGACCGCGCCACTCACCGGATGGTCGAGGGGCCGTACGACCTGGTTCTCGTCGTCACGGACGTCCCGCTCGTCACGAGCGGGGAGCGGTTCGTCCCCGGCCTCGCGTCGCCGCTCTCCCGCATCGCCGTCGTCTCGACCCGGGACCTCAGGAGCGCACCCCGCGGCGAGCCACGACGCGCGCTCGACCAGGAGGCCGTCCGGTGGAACGCGGCGACGCTGCTGATTCACCTCGTCGGCCACGTGCTGGGCGCTCGCCACCGCGACGCCGACGGCGGCGTCATGGAGCCGTTTCGGTTCGATCCGGAGCGGCGGTCAGTCCCCCCGGTCGACGCGGACGTCGAGCGCCACCTCCGCCGGATCGCCGGGGAGATCCCGGCGGACGAAGCCCGGCCGCAAGGCTCGCTGTCGCGGTTCGCCTTCCACCTCCGCAGTGCCGGGCGAAGCCCCGGGCAGGTTCTGCAGGCGCTCGCCAACAGCCGAGCGCCGCTGTTGCCGCTCTCCCTGCCGAAGCTGTCGACGGCGGCGCTGACCCCGACGCTCGTCATCGTCTTCAGCGCCGAGTCCTGGGACGTCGGGTTCCACATGGCGAACGTGACGGCGGCGCTGTTCGCGGTCGTCAGCGTCGTCGCGGCCGCGCTCTACCTTCTGTTCGTCCAGAACCTCTCTTTCCCCCGAAAGCGCCACCGTGTCGTCACCGAGCACACGGCGCTGGTCAACGTGACCGTCTTTCTCGTCCTCCTGCTGGCGATGGCCGGCCTGTTCGCGCTCGTCTGGGGGATCATCCTCGTCATCGAACTCGTCGTCTTCCCCGCGAACCTGATGTCGAACTGGCCGAGCCTGGAGGACCCGACGGTGGGGTTCGTCGACCTCGTCAGAACCGGCGCGTTCATCAGTACGATCGGCGTGCTCTCCGGCGCGCTGGCGGGGGGACTGGAGAGCCGGCTCATCGTCAGTCACCTCGCGCTGTTCCCCGATCAACCGTAG
- a CDS encoding deoxyhypusine synthase — protein sequence MTDDSGPADGEPERETFSHDPVAHAEVRAGMTVDELVAEYGHAGIGATDLHEAVDVYAEMIGDDDVTNFFGLAGAMVPTGMRRIVADLIRDGHVDALVTTGANLTHDAIEAIGGKHHHGQEHDPDPDASLRDHDEQLRDEGVDRIYNVYLPQEHFALFEDHLRSRVFPECEGTVSIQELTAELGRANAAVNDAEDVGEGPGIAAAAYEHDVPIYCPAIQDSVLGLQAWMYSQTNDFSLDALADMTPLTDLAFEAEKAGAMVVGGGVPKNFVLQTMLVAPSAYDYAVQLTMDPPNTGGLSGATLDEARSWGKIEKAGRNASVYADATITLPLVVAAARERIGE from the coding sequence ATGACCGACGACAGCGGTCCGGCGGACGGCGAGCCGGAGCGAGAGACGTTCTCCCACGACCCGGTGGCCCACGCGGAGGTCCGCGCGGGGATGACCGTCGACGAACTCGTCGCGGAGTACGGCCACGCCGGTATCGGCGCGACGGACCTCCACGAGGCCGTCGACGTGTACGCCGAGATGATCGGCGACGACGACGTGACCAACTTCTTCGGCCTCGCCGGCGCGATGGTGCCGACGGGGATGCGCCGCATCGTCGCCGACCTGATCCGGGACGGCCACGTCGACGCGCTGGTGACGACCGGCGCGAACCTCACCCACGACGCCATCGAGGCCATCGGCGGCAAGCACCACCACGGGCAGGAACACGACCCGGACCCCGACGCATCGCTGCGCGACCACGACGAGCAGCTCCGCGACGAGGGGGTCGACCGCATCTACAACGTCTACCTCCCGCAGGAGCACTTCGCGCTGTTCGAGGACCACCTGCGCTCGCGCGTGTTCCCCGAGTGCGAGGGGACCGTGAGTATTCAGGAACTCACCGCCGAACTCGGCCGCGCCAACGCCGCGGTCAACGACGCCGAGGACGTCGGCGAGGGTCCCGGCATCGCCGCCGCCGCGTACGAGCACGACGTGCCGATCTACTGCCCGGCGATACAGGACTCCGTGCTCGGCCTGCAGGCGTGGATGTACTCCCAGACGAACGACTTCTCGCTCGACGCGCTCGCGGACATGACGCCGCTGACGGACCTCGCGTTCGAGGCCGAGAAGGCCGGCGCGATGGTCGTCGGCGGCGGCGTCCCGAAGAACTTCGTCCTCCAGACGATGCTCGTCGCGCCGAGCGCGTACGACTACGCGGTCCAGCTGACGATGGACCCGCCGAACACCGGCGGGCTCTCCGGCGCGACTCTCGACGAGGCGCGCTCGTGGGGGAAGATCGAGAAGGCGGGCCGCAACGCCAGCGTCTACGCCGACGCGACGATCACGCTCCCGCTGGTCGTCGCCGCCGCCCGCGAGCGGATCGGCGAGTAG
- a CDS encoding HalOD1 output domain-containing protein codes for MPDDQYDDDGGTIVSDEFDPATTDASTAVVLAVAAAANVEPQDLDPLYEVVDPDALNHLFDDPDCVPMALSFEYQGYVVSVRGSFEVVVTDEAGADGPTA; via the coding sequence ATGCCTGACGATCAGTACGACGACGACGGCGGGACGATCGTTAGCGACGAGTTCGATCCGGCGACCACCGACGCCAGCACGGCGGTGGTACTCGCGGTCGCGGCCGCGGCGAACGTCGAGCCGCAGGACCTGGATCCGCTCTACGAGGTCGTCGATCCCGACGCGCTCAACCACCTCTTCGACGACCCCGACTGCGTCCCGATGGCGCTCTCGTTCGAGTATCAGGGGTACGTCGTCTCCGTACGGGGGAGCTTCGAGGTCGTGGTCACCGACGAAGCGGGCGCTGACGGGCCGACCGCCTAA
- a CDS encoding universal stress protein — MENARTVVRDDAGSAGYTLVVAVSNPDNVEQLMRTAVDVAGSNDGEIRVVSVIHKPATSPFLLFAEEDIKREYADGQGAVADRAVAAADESSVPVRRSVVVGSDVADAILLTVEEADADALLIGWQDRPRPVDIVLGTTVDPVIRRAPCDVFVERVGTTADGIDRVLLPTDGGPHVDLAADVVDAVAVANDAAVTVVSYAGSGAPEADFRTAREHVERASDRLSVDEVEASVRETTDPANAIVSLAAEHDLVALGATPEGVVRDRVVGSVAETVGGRAAPPIVIAKRDTGRSFVERTLGRLR; from the coding sequence ATGGAGAACGCTCGCACCGTCGTCCGGGACGACGCCGGATCGGCGGGGTACACGCTCGTCGTCGCGGTGTCTAACCCCGACAACGTCGAGCAGTTGATGCGTACCGCGGTCGACGTCGCCGGGAGCAACGACGGGGAGATCCGCGTCGTGAGCGTGATCCACAAGCCCGCCACGTCGCCGTTCCTGCTGTTCGCGGAGGAGGACATCAAGCGGGAGTACGCCGACGGGCAGGGGGCGGTCGCCGATCGGGCGGTGGCCGCCGCCGACGAGTCGTCGGTCCCGGTCCGGCGGAGCGTCGTGGTCGGCAGCGACGTGGCCGACGCCATCCTCTTGACGGTCGAGGAGGCCGACGCGGACGCCCTGCTGATCGGGTGGCAGGACCGCCCGCGGCCGGTCGACATCGTCCTCGGGACGACGGTCGACCCGGTCATCCGGCGCGCGCCCTGCGACGTGTTCGTCGAGCGCGTCGGGACGACCGCCGACGGGATCGACCGGGTCCTCCTGCCGACCGACGGCGGCCCGCACGTCGACCTCGCGGCGGACGTAGTCGACGCGGTCGCAGTCGCGAACGACGCGGCTGTCACCGTCGTCTCCTACGCCGGTAGTGGCGCCCCGGAAGCCGACTTCCGAACCGCCCGGGAGCACGTCGAGCGCGCGAGCGATCGGCTGTCGGTCGACGAGGTCGAAGCGAGCGTCCGCGAGACGACCGACCCGGCGAACGCGATCGTCTCGCTGGCGGCGGAGCACGACCTGGTCGCGCTCGGGGCGACACCCGAGGGGGTCGTCCGGGACCGAGTCGTCGGCTCGGTCGCGGAGACCGTCGGCGGGCGCGCCGCCCCGCCGATCGTCATCGCGAAGCGAGACACCGGACGCTCGTTCGTCGAGCGGACGCTCGGCCGGCTGCGGTGA
- a CDS encoding pyridoxamine 5'-phosphate oxidase family protein — translation MTDFRGAWTEGEVEAFLQEVTIPIRIAAHRPDESLWMVALWYRYRDGAFECATGATADVVRYLRNDSGVAFEVSTNDVPYRGVRGNGTAALSPDEGKAVLRDLVERYLGGTDSELGEWLLGDDREEVRIRIEPREVYSWDYSERMGETGDG, via the coding sequence ATGACCGACTTCCGCGGCGCGTGGACGGAAGGCGAGGTCGAGGCGTTCCTTCAGGAGGTGACGATCCCGATCCGGATCGCTGCCCACCGGCCGGACGAGTCGCTCTGGATGGTCGCGCTGTGGTACCGCTACCGCGACGGAGCGTTCGAGTGCGCGACGGGCGCGACCGCGGACGTCGTCCGGTACCTCCGCAACGATTCGGGAGTCGCCTTCGAGGTCTCCACGAACGACGTTCCCTACCGCGGGGTCAGGGGGAACGGCACCGCCGCGCTCTCGCCCGACGAGGGCAAGGCGGTCCTGCGGGACCTCGTCGAGCGCTACCTCGGCGGGACCGACTCCGAACTCGGCGAGTGGCTGCTCGGCGACGACCGGGAGGAGGTCCGCATCCGAATCGAGCCACGGGAAGTCTACAGCTGGGACTACTCCGAGCGGATGGGCGAGACCGGAGACGGATGA
- a CDS encoding YciE/YciF ferroxidase family protein, whose translation MTTDSTEELLVQGLQELYYTEQQLVDALDTLAEQTEDETVSEGFAEHREETEEHVDRLEQVFDQIGEEPQERQEQVVDSLIDEHEQFARENDGTVLDRYNISAGQKTEHYEIAAYGNVTSLAGKLGYDEAADVLEETLREEEAALDELSQAGEQFDEQQVAGD comes from the coding sequence ATGACTACTGACTCGACCGAGGAGCTACTCGTTCAGGGCCTGCAAGAACTGTACTACACCGAACAGCAGCTGGTCGACGCGCTCGACACCCTCGCCGAGCAGACGGAGGACGAGACGGTAAGCGAGGGCTTCGCAGAGCACCGCGAGGAGACGGAAGAGCACGTCGACCGGCTGGAGCAGGTGTTCGACCAGATCGGCGAGGAGCCGCAGGAGCGGCAGGAACAGGTCGTCGACTCGCTGATCGACGAACACGAGCAGTTCGCGCGGGAGAACGACGGCACGGTCCTCGACCGGTACAACATCTCCGCCGGACAGAAGACCGAGCACTACGAGATCGCCGCGTACGGCAACGTCACGTCGCTCGCCGGCAAGCTCGGCTACGACGAGGCCGCCGACGTGCTGGAGGAGACGCTCCGCGAGGAGGAGGCGGCGCTCGACGAGCTGTCGCAGGCCGGCGAGCAGTTCGACGAGCAGCAGGTCGCCGGCGACTGA
- a CDS encoding DUF4112 domain-containing protein translates to MAQDELDVDPPSFGDGSTGEAIIGDQESALKRMRMVGTLLDDAIRVPGTDFRVGIDPIVGILPVAGDSVMSVISMYIVLEAANLGVPMSTVAKMVLNIAVDTVFGSVPVIGTLFDAGWKANKRNVKLVEQHLDAV, encoded by the coding sequence ATGGCACAGGACGAACTCGACGTGGACCCGCCGTCGTTCGGCGACGGTTCGACCGGCGAGGCGATCATCGGCGACCAGGAGTCGGCGTTGAAGCGGATGCGGATGGTGGGCACGCTCCTCGACGACGCGATCCGCGTCCCGGGAACGGACTTCCGGGTGGGCATCGACCCCATCGTCGGCATCCTGCCGGTCGCCGGCGACTCCGTGATGTCGGTGATCTCGATGTACATCGTCCTCGAAGCGGCCAACCTCGGCGTGCCGATGTCGACCGTCGCGAAGATGGTCCTCAACATCGCAGTCGACACCGTCTTCGGCTCCGTTCCGGTGATCGGGACGCTGTTCGACGCGGGGTGGAAGGCGAACAAGCGGAACGTGAAACTGGTCGAGCAGCACCTCGACGCGGTGTAG
- a CDS encoding MEDS domain-containing protein: MNQQVDPNGRRGAPAPGGELSALRESPEFRGPIEPGDDHDHSNDHLALLYETRDEQFDAVVPFLREGLERGERCLYVADQRSREAVLAAMRDRGVDADAAVESGALTVLTPSETYRRTGEFDRDAMLTFWEDALDEAKSDEGYEGVRAAAEMTWALDGTDFECLVEYEAVLNDLYEGEDYVVMCQYDRERFPASVVRDVVETHPHVVSGGTVSRNFYYTPPEEFFAPEDPEREVERMVQTLQAHTEAKTGLREHRQYLRELYEITADGDLSFDEKMDRLLDLGCDRFDLDMGFFLKLEGDEFRVVRTRGTDLEEGVATLSACPGQYCKQTITVEEPVGVEDVAAAGWDDDPLYREHGLGCYLGSRVTDGDGVFGSVCFSAGTSREVEFADAEYAFLDLMGQWVSYELEREQREAALQRSKDRFEGIFENSLDGIFINDPYADEMIDANPAGCEMLGHSREEVLSKGPSDFHPDEMDRFQEFVEEVYEEGSGWTDELTCLRSDGRRIPVDMSASRLDYDDRSAMLAIVRDISERKEHERFQRRLYDVAADPDRSFDEKLQAMLDLGCERFGTDLGGIARVDPDTDLFEVEATNGDHEYLVPGDRYPFSETYCRLVTEDGQTAGVADPDPEEYEGQLCYDRFGVRTYLGTYLEVDGDVDRTFWFVSNEPRDEAFSEAERTFHRLMGQWVSYELERKQYEDELEGTVERLQQSNERLEQFAYAASHDLQEPLRMVSSYLQLIENRYGEDLDDDAREFLDFAVDGANRMQAMIEGLLEYSRIETRGNPFEPVELDAVLEDVRADLQLQIAESGAEIEADELPRVRGDESQLHQLFQNLLSNAIEYSGDGPPRVSVSAERTGGRWVISVSDDGIGIDPDDADRIFEVFQRLHARDEYEGTGIGLALCKRIVERHGGDIWVDSHPGDGATFSFTLPDSQPESSSD; encoded by the coding sequence ATGAACCAGCAAGTCGACCCGAACGGCCGGCGGGGGGCGCCGGCTCCCGGGGGGGAACTCTCGGCACTGCGGGAGAGTCCGGAGTTCCGCGGCCCGATCGAACCGGGCGACGACCACGACCACTCCAACGACCATCTCGCCCTGCTCTACGAGACTCGCGACGAGCAGTTCGACGCCGTCGTTCCGTTCCTCCGAGAGGGGTTAGAGCGGGGCGAGCGGTGTCTCTACGTTGCCGACCAGCGCTCCCGGGAAGCGGTGCTCGCGGCGATGCGGGACCGCGGTGTCGACGCCGACGCCGCCGTGGAGTCCGGCGCGCTCACCGTCCTCACGCCGTCGGAGACGTACCGCAGGACCGGGGAGTTCGACCGGGACGCGATGCTCACGTTCTGGGAAGACGCCCTCGACGAGGCGAAAAGCGACGAGGGCTACGAAGGGGTCAGGGCGGCCGCCGAGATGACGTGGGCGCTCGACGGCACCGACTTCGAGTGTCTGGTTGAGTACGAAGCCGTGCTCAACGACCTCTACGAGGGCGAGGACTACGTCGTCATGTGCCAGTACGACCGCGAGCGGTTCCCGGCGTCGGTCGTCCGAGACGTCGTCGAGACCCACCCCCACGTCGTCAGCGGCGGCACCGTCTCGCGGAACTTCTACTACACGCCGCCCGAGGAGTTCTTCGCCCCCGAGGACCCGGAGCGCGAGGTCGAACGGATGGTACAGACGCTGCAGGCGCACACCGAGGCGAAGACGGGGCTCCGGGAACACCGGCAGTATCTCCGCGAACTGTACGAAATCACTGCCGACGGCGACCTCTCGTTCGACGAGAAGATGGACCGCCTGCTTGATCTGGGGTGCGACCGGTTCGACCTCGACATGGGGTTTTTCCTGAAGCTGGAGGGCGACGAGTTCCGGGTGGTCAGGACGCGGGGGACGGACCTGGAGGAGGGCGTCGCGACGCTGTCGGCGTGTCCCGGCCAGTACTGCAAGCAGACGATCACGGTGGAAGAGCCGGTCGGCGTCGAGGACGTCGCGGCCGCCGGCTGGGACGACGACCCGCTCTATCGTGAGCACGGCCTCGGCTGCTACCTCGGTTCGCGCGTGACGGACGGCGACGGCGTCTTCGGGTCGGTGTGTTTCTCCGCCGGGACCTCGCGCGAGGTCGAGTTCGCAGACGCCGAGTACGCCTTCCTCGACCTGATGGGCCAGTGGGTCAGCTACGAACTCGAACGCGAGCAGCGCGAGGCGGCGCTCCAGCGGTCGAAAGATCGCTTCGAGGGGATCTTCGAGAACAGCCTCGACGGTATCTTCATCAACGACCCCTACGCCGACGAGATGATCGACGCGAATCCGGCGGGCTGCGAGATGCTCGGCCACTCGCGGGAAGAGGTCCTGTCGAAGGGACCCTCGGACTTCCACCCCGACGAGATGGACCGCTTTCAGGAGTTCGTGGAAGAGGTCTACGAGGAGGGGTCCGGATGGACGGACGAACTGACCTGCCTCCGCAGCGACGGCCGGCGGATCCCGGTCGATATGTCGGCGTCGCGGCTCGACTACGACGACCGGTCGGCCATGCTCGCCATCGTCCGGGACATCAGCGAGCGAAAGGAGCACGAGCGATTCCAGCGCCGGTTGTACGACGTCGCGGCCGATCCCGACCGGTCGTTCGACGAGAAGCTGCAGGCGATGCTCGATCTGGGGTGCGAGCGGTTCGGGACGGACCTGGGCGGGATCGCCCGCGTCGATCCGGACACCGACCTCTTCGAGGTGGAGGCGACGAACGGGGACCACGAGTACCTCGTCCCCGGCGACCGGTACCCGTTCTCGGAAACCTACTGTCGGCTGGTGACGGAGGACGGCCAGACGGCCGGCGTCGCCGACCCCGATCCGGAGGAGTACGAGGGGCAACTCTGCTACGACCGGTTCGGCGTCCGCACGTACCTCGGGACGTACCTCGAAGTCGACGGCGACGTCGACCGGACGTTCTGGTTCGTCTCGAACGAGCCGCGAGACGAGGCGTTCTCGGAGGCGGAACGGACGTTCCACCGCCTGATGGGCCAGTGGGTCAGCTACGAACTCGAACGGAAGCAGTACGAGGACGAACTGGAGGGGACGGTCGAGCGGCTTCAGCAGTCGAACGAACGGCTGGAGCAGTTCGCATACGCCGCCTCCCACGACCTGCAGGAGCCCCTCCGGATGGTGTCCAGTTACCTGCAGCTTATCGAGAACCGGTACGGGGAGGACCTCGACGACGACGCTCGGGAGTTCCTCGACTTCGCCGTCGACGGCGCGAACCGGATGCAGGCCATGATCGAGGGCCTGCTCGAGTACTCGCGGATCGAGACCCGCGGCAATCCGTTCGAGCCGGTCGAACTCGACGCCGTCCTCGAGGACGTGCGGGCGGACCTGCAGCTACAGATCGCGGAGAGCGGCGCCGAGATCGAGGCCGACGAACTGCCGCGCGTCCGGGGCGACGAGAGCCAACTGCACCAGCTGTTCCAGAACCTGCTCTCGAACGCGATCGAGTACAGCGGCGACGGCCCGCCGCGGGTGAGCGTCTCGGCCGAGCGGACCGGCGGGCGGTGGGTGATCTCGGTCAGCGACGACGGGATCGGTATCGACCCCGACGACGCGGACCGGATCTTCGAGGTGTTCCAGCGCCTGCACGCCCGCGACGAGTACGAGGGGACGGGGATCGGGCTCGCGCTCTGCAAGCGGATCGTCGAGCGCCACGGCGGCGACATCTGGGTCGATTCCCACCCCGGTGACGGGGCCACGTTCTCGTTCACCCTGCCCGACTCCCAGCCCGAATCGTCGTCCGACTGA
- a CDS encoding glycosyltransferase, with protein MDDGDPQVSFVVPAREEAAYLPSTLSSIRDQATDRDYEAVVVVGGRRDGTAEIARDYGARVYRQAGRGIGDARHIGAEHARGEWLAFVDADTALDPSYLETMLAHVGHEGLDAASSRCRMTGPRRAKLVEWTINHVFPRLEWPVLPGFNFFVDAETYRAAGGFPNVPNEDTAFSRRLGRSVETGYCPAVLVESSGRRVAAAGLTGTLYHYLRLDWGRVRANY; from the coding sequence ATGGACGACGGGGACCCACAGGTGAGCTTCGTCGTGCCGGCGCGGGAGGAAGCGGCGTACCTGCCGTCGACGCTGTCGAGCATTCGCGATCAGGCGACCGACCGGGACTACGAGGCGGTCGTCGTGGTCGGCGGGCGGCGCGACGGGACGGCGGAGATCGCCCGGGACTACGGCGCGCGAGTGTACCGGCAGGCGGGGCGGGGCATCGGCGACGCGCGCCACATCGGGGCCGAGCACGCCCGCGGCGAGTGGCTAGCGTTCGTCGACGCCGACACCGCGCTCGACCCGTCCTACCTCGAAACGATGCTCGCTCACGTCGGGCACGAGGGGCTCGACGCCGCCTCGTCGCGCTGTCGGATGACCGGGCCGCGGCGGGCGAAGCTGGTGGAGTGGACGATAAACCACGTCTTCCCGCGGCTGGAGTGGCCGGTCCTGCCCGGCTTCAACTTCTTCGTCGACGCCGAGACGTACCGCGCGGCGGGCGGGTTCCCGAACGTGCCGAACGAGGACACCGCGTTCAGCCGTCGGCTCGGCCGGTCCGTCGAAACGGGCTACTGCCCCGCGGTGCTGGTCGAGAGCTCCGGCCGGCGGGTCGCGGCCGCGGGGCTGACCGGCACGCTGTATCACTACCTCCGGCTCGACTGGGGGCGGGTGCGAGCGAACTACTGA
- a CDS encoding Nif3-like dinuclear metal center hexameric protein has protein sequence MDLSEFRDRFDERLRVDDYADVDAAANGLQVGPEEATVERAVFAVDAAVETIEEAIDAGGDVLVTHHGVSWGGFDRVTGRKYDRIAPLIEEDLALYAVHLPLDGHVELGNAAGVADLLDLTDRERFGAVGPEYIGLRGRASESFTAETLRERLGDALDTGGRDVQVLDFGPKTIEDVAVVTGSGTDWIDEAESKGVDALVTGEGKQKAYHQAREAGITVALAGHYATETFGVRALRDVAEEWGLETAYVDRPTGL, from the coding sequence ATGGACCTGAGCGAGTTCCGCGACCGGTTCGACGAGCGACTGCGCGTCGACGACTACGCCGACGTGGACGCCGCGGCGAACGGCCTCCAGGTCGGCCCCGAGGAAGCGACCGTCGAGCGCGCCGTCTTCGCCGTCGACGCCGCCGTCGAGACGATCGAGGAAGCGATCGACGCCGGCGGCGACGTGCTCGTAACGCATCACGGCGTCTCCTGGGGCGGGTTCGACCGCGTCACCGGCCGCAAGTACGACCGGATCGCGCCGCTGATCGAGGAGGACCTCGCGCTGTACGCCGTCCACCTGCCGCTTGACGGCCACGTGGAACTCGGCAACGCGGCCGGCGTCGCGGACCTGCTCGACCTGACCGACCGCGAGCGCTTCGGCGCCGTCGGGCCGGAGTACATCGGCCTCCGCGGACGGGCGTCCGAGAGCTTCACCGCAGAGACGCTGCGCGAGCGGCTGGGCGACGCGCTCGACACCGGTGGGCGCGACGTGCAGGTGCTCGACTTCGGCCCGAAGACGATCGAGGACGTGGCGGTCGTCACGGGCAGCGGGACCGACTGGATCGACGAGGCCGAGTCGAAGGGCGTCGACGCGCTGGTGACCGGCGAGGGCAAGCAGAAGGCGTACCATCAGGCCCGGGAGGCCGGGATCACGGTCGCCCTCGCCGGCCACTACGCGACGGAGACGTTCGGCGTCCGGGCGCTCCGGGACGTCGCCGAGGAGTGGGGATTGGAAACCGCGTACGTCGATCGCCCGACTGGGCTTTAG
- a CDS encoding class I SAM-dependent methyltransferase, whose product MNSNEVRRQWAERSGEYSPEYYAYYGPDERSESVRSLLDRFLDRDARVLELGCSSGRHLSHLYEGGFENLAGIEVNADAFDVMADAYPDLYGDGTFYVDAIEDVVRDFDDGQFDAVYSVETLQHLHPDVEWVFEELVRIADDLVVTVENEGDGDPNATDPEVNYVREDVPLYYRDWNRVFTDLGLVEVAAESGDRDTVRAFRPA is encoded by the coding sequence GTGAATTCTAACGAGGTTCGCCGACAGTGGGCGGAACGCTCCGGTGAGTACTCGCCGGAGTACTACGCCTACTACGGCCCGGACGAGCGGAGCGAGTCGGTTCGCAGCCTCCTCGATCGCTTCCTCGACCGGGACGCGCGCGTCCTGGAACTCGGCTGCAGTTCGGGCCGACACCTCTCGCACCTCTACGAGGGCGGCTTCGAAAACCTCGCGGGGATCGAGGTCAACGCCGACGCGTTCGACGTGATGGCGGACGCCTACCCCGACCTCTACGGGGACGGGACGTTCTACGTCGACGCGATCGAGGACGTCGTCCGCGACTTCGACGACGGGCAGTTCGACGCCGTCTACTCCGTGGAGACGCTCCAGCACCTCCACCCCGACGTCGAGTGGGTGTTCGAGGAACTGGTCCGGATCGCGGACGACCTCGTCGTCACCGTCGAGAACGAGGGCGACGGCGACCCGAACGCGACGGACCCCGAGGTGAACTACGTCAGGGAGGACGTCCCCCTCTACTACCGCGACTGGAACCGCGTCTTCACCGACCTCGGCCTCGTCGAGGTCGCCGCCGAGTCGGGGGACCGGGACACCGTCCGGGCGTTTCGTCCGGCGTAA
- a CDS encoding spondin domain-containing protein, producing MSAVPGIGAATSGRGGETTRFTVRVENVASLDEYPTAPDPPLSTGGAVWITPGAYAIYRGQNPILGRNKAASPGLEAIAEAGRPGGTPENDSLVAELGQCSNVAHAGAWTPADTVADPNDPLGEVPGAPPIAPGGAFELDIEAEPGRKLAFATMFVPSNDAFFAPGPGGIGLFDGDAPVDGSVTDDVILWDAGTEPNEDPSSDSPNQAPRQGLEFGNPDKGPDEDGVVRELRPTDKVGDGYSYPDPSDAIEVTITPQ from the coding sequence TTGAGTGCCGTTCCCGGTATCGGTGCGGCGACCTCCGGACGCGGCGGGGAGACGACCCGGTTCACCGTCCGCGTCGAGAACGTGGCGTCGCTGGACGAGTACCCCACGGCGCCGGACCCGCCGCTCTCGACCGGCGGAGCGGTCTGGATCACGCCGGGTGCCTACGCCATCTACAGGGGCCAGAACCCGATTCTCGGACGGAACAAGGCCGCCAGCCCCGGACTCGAAGCCATCGCCGAGGCCGGCAGGCCAGGCGGAACGCCGGAGAACGACTCGCTCGTCGCGGAACTCGGACAGTGTTCGAACGTCGCCCACGCGGGGGCGTGGACGCCCGCGGACACCGTGGCGGATCCGAACGACCCGTTAGGAGAGGTTCCCGGCGCGCCGCCGATCGCGCCGGGGGGAGCCTTCGAGCTCGATATCGAGGCCGAACCCGGACGGAAACTGGCGTTCGCGACGATGTTCGTCCCCTCGAACGACGCGTTCTTCGCTCCCGGCCCCGGCGGCATCGGGCTGTTCGACGGCGATGCCCCGGTCGACGGCTCCGTCACCGACGACGTCATCCTCTGGGACGCCGGGACCGAACCGAACGAGGACCCAAGTAGCGATAGCCCCAACCAGGCCCCACGACAGGGACTGGAGTTCGGAAATCCGGACAAGGGACCCGACGAGGACGGCGTCGTCCGCGAACTCCGCCCGACGGACAAGGTCGGCGACGGCTACAGCTACCCCGATCCGAGCGACGCGATCGAGGTGACGATCACGCCGCAGTAG